In the genome of Neorhizobium sp. NCHU2750, one region contains:
- the ipt gene encoding adenylate dimethylallyltransferase Ipt, with protein MDLRLIFGPTCTGKTSTAIALAQQTGQPVLSLDRVQCCPQLSTGSGRPTVEELKGTTRLYLDEQPLVKGIISAKQAHERLIAEVYNNEAHGGLILEGGSISLLKCMVQSSYWSNDFRWRIIRHKLADEETFMKAAKARVKQMLHPAAGLSIIEELVHLWNQPQLRPILEGIDGYRYAMLFASQNQITPDMLLQLGADMEDKLAHGIAQEYLIHARRQEQEFPSINAVAFEGFEGHPFGM; from the coding sequence ATGGATCTCCGTCTAATTTTCGGTCCAACTTGTACAGGAAAGACATCGACCGCGATAGCTCTTGCCCAGCAAACCGGGCAGCCAGTCCTTTCTCTCGACCGGGTCCAATGCTGTCCTCAACTGTCAACCGGAAGCGGACGACCAACAGTGGAAGAACTGAAGGGCACGACCCGTCTATACCTTGATGAACAGCCTCTTGTGAAGGGTATCATCTCAGCCAAGCAAGCTCACGAGAGGCTGATCGCGGAGGTTTATAATAATGAGGCTCACGGTGGGCTTATTCTTGAGGGAGGATCTATCTCGTTGCTCAAGTGCATGGTGCAGAGCAGTTATTGGAGCAACGATTTTCGTTGGCGTATTATTCGCCACAAGTTAGCAGACGAGGAGACCTTCATGAAAGCGGCCAAGGCCAGAGTTAAGCAGATGTTGCACCCCGCTGCAGGCCTTTCTATCATCGAAGAGTTGGTTCATCTTTGGAATCAGCCTCAGCTGAGGCCCATACTGGAAGGGATTGATGGGTATCGATACGCCATGTTGTTTGCTAGCCAAAACCAGATCACACCCGATATGCTATTGCAGCTTGGCGCAGACATGGAGGATAAGTTGGCTCATGGGATCGCTCAGGAGTATCTCATCCATGCGCGCCGACAGGAACAGGAATTCCCTTCAATTAACGCAGTCGCTTTCGAAGGATTCGAGGGTCATCCGTTCGGAATGTAA
- a CDS encoding RolB family protein: MTVPTWQVRDLRRILRVSELRQHLRQARTDFRSTLSQFVYFNRSVVNPNAYDDEYLLSDQRLTYVYVDEVTAQLCGLNRLLPSNSPAFGTVATAMPPWLLDPQEMNAILQQSCGQGGFVNYHHGPSTNSFFLAILMSQLFIRIRTDVIRGQGYGWYARLGNYVEEGEDNEGIENEEEEEEEEEEEEEETREFQLSDLIHYPIVALGSCHLTR; the protein is encoded by the coding sequence ATGACGGTTCCTACTTGGCAGGTTCGCGATCTTAGACGCATCCTACGAGTTAGTGAGTTGAGGCAACACTTGCGCCAGGCTCGTACCGATTTCAGATCCACCCTGTCACAATTCGTATACTTTAACCGCTCCGTTGTTAACCCAAATGCGTACGATGACGAGTATCTCCTTTCAGACCAGAGGCTCACCTATGTTTACGTCGATGAAGTAACAGCGCAATTGTGTGGTCTCAATCGCCTATTACCGTCCAACTCTCCGGCCTTCGGGACAGTAGCTACCGCAATGCCCCCATGGCTATTGGATCCACAAGAAATGAACGCAATCTTGCAACAGAGTTGCGGTCAAGGAGGCTTCGTTAATTACCACCACGGTCCGAGTACAAACAGCTTTTTTTTGGCGATCCTGATGAGCCAGTTGTTCATACGGATCAGGACTGATGTAATCCGCGGTCAAGGTTATGGTTGGTACGCCAGGCTAGGTAATTATGTTGAGGAAGGAGAGGATAACGAAGGTATCGAAAACGAGGAAGAGGAAGAGGAAGAGGAAGAGGAAGAGGAAGAGGAAACGAGAGAGTTCCAATTATCCGATCTCATTCATTATCCCATTGTCGCATTGGGATCGTGCCATCTCACACGTTAG
- a CDS encoding IS3 family transposase (programmed frameshift), whose product MKRTRFTDEQIIGILKEHEAGTPVSELCRKHGVSDASIYKWKAKFGGMDVSEAKRLKTLEDENTKLKRLLADAMLDNAALKDLFGKEVVTPAARRKAVAHLMGHHEMSERRACKAMGFCRMTIRYETRRSDDHDLRERMKALAHERRRFGYRRLHVLLRREGHFVNHKRLFRLYREEKLTVRKRGGRKRAIGTRAPMLIPMAANDRWSLDFVSDQLTDGRRFRILTVVDDCTRECLALVADTSLSGLRVARELDRIIEGRGKPKMIVSDNGSEFTSNAILQWTDRAKVDWHYIAPGKPIQNAFIESFNGRLRDELLNETLFSSLTHARSALSNWRSDYNDHRPHSGLGWLTPAEFAQTINPRRDAVLRSRNGSAPQHAATPANTTTQNRRSELKTG is encoded by the exons ATGAAGCGCACACGTTTCACGGACGAACAGATTATCGGCATTCTGAAGGAGCACGAGGCTGGCACGCCGGTCTCGGAACTTTGCCGCAAGCACGGCGTCAGCGATGCCAGCATCTATAAATGGAAGGCCAAGTTCGGCGGCATGGACGTATCCGAAGCCAAGCGGCTGAAGACGCTTGAAGACGAGAACACCAAGCTGAAGCGGCTCTTGGCGGACGCGATGCTCGACAATGCTGCTTTGAAAGACCTTT TTGGGAAAGAAGTGGTGACGCCCGCAGCGAGGCGGAAAGCTGTCGCGCATCTGATGGGTCACCACGAGATGAGCGAACGGCGGGCGTGTAAAGCCATGGGCTTTTGCCGAATGACGATCCGCTACGAAACCAGACGCAGCGATGATCATGACCTTCGCGAGCGGATGAAGGCGCTGGCGCATGAGCGCCGTCGCTTCGGATATCGACGCCTTCATGTGCTGCTCAGGCGTGAGGGTCATTTTGTGAATCACAAGCGGCTCTTCCGGCTCTATCGGGAGGAGAAGCTGACAGTGCGCAAACGTGGTGGCCGGAAGCGAGCAATCGGCACACGCGCGCCGATGCTGATCCCGATGGCAGCCAATGATCGCTGGTCGCTGGACTTCGTCTCGGATCAATTGACCGATGGCCGCAGGTTCCGGATTTTGACGGTCGTCGACGATTGCACCAGAGAATGCCTGGCACTCGTCGCCGATACCTCACTTTCCGGTCTGCGGGTTGCTCGTGAGTTGGACCGGATCATCGAGGGGCGTGGCAAGCCGAAGATGATTGTCAGCGACAATGGCAGCGAGTTCACCAGCAACGCGATCCTGCAATGGACGGACCGGGCCAAGGTGGACTGGCACTACATCGCGCCGGGCAAGCCGATCCAGAACGCCTTCATCGAAAGCTTCAATGGGCGGCTGCGAGACGAGCTCCTGAATGAAACTCTCTTCTCGTCACTGACCCATGCTCGATCAGCGCTTTCAAACTGGCGCAGCGATTACAACGATCATCGACCACACTCAGGCCTCGGATGGCTGACACCTGCCGAGTTCGCTCAGACAATCAACCCGCGACGTGATGCGGTGCTGCGCAGCCGGAATGGCTCCGCACCGCAACACGCCGCTACCCCCGCGAATACAACAACCCAAAACCGCCGGAGCGAACTCAAAACTGGATAA
- the nos gene encoding D-nopaline dehydrogenase, whose amino-acid sequence MALASSSTSLPVPAAGHHPLPLTVGVLGSGHAGTALAAWFASRHVSTALWAPADHPGSISAIKANEGVVTTEGVINGSFTVSASDDLLAVIRSSHLLIIVTRADVHDSFVSELANFNGELAEKDILVVCGHGFSMKYERQLQCKRILETDNSPTTSKLSDKKKCKVNIKEMKASFGLSCFPIHRNDVGVIDLPEDIKIIFAQLFTARIIPIPPLQVLFFSNYITHAIAAVMNIGRLRDPVNSLTKRAEQWLLELDERTPRAETDFFFYGEGSNTYVCNVQEQVDQERRKVAKACGLHLNSLLQECNDEYGTNYATLREYCLAPSPHNVHYACPDNMEHRYFSEELCSLEDIAAIATITKIEMPLTRAFINIIHAGKANFPPTDKTSSVIGNFRSGDLIRFGATILVKDEMMK is encoded by the coding sequence ATGGCTCTCGCTTCATCCTCAACTTCTCTACCTGTCCCAGCCGCAGGTCATCATCCGCTTCCCTTGACTGTAGGTGTCCTCGGTTCTGGTCACGCTGGGACTGCATTAGCGGCTTGGTTCGCCTCTCGGCACGTTTCCACGGCTCTGTGGGCACCAGCGGATCATCCAGGATCGATCTCAGCAATCAAAGCCAACGAAGGAGTCGTCACCACCGAGGGAGTGATCAACGGTTCATTTACGGTCTCAGCCTCTGATGATCTGCTCGCAGTTATTCGCTCCAGCCATCTACTGATTATTGTCACCCGTGCGGACGTTCACGACAGCTTCGTCAGTGAACTAGCCAACTTCAACGGTGAACTCGCAGAAAAGGATATTCTCGTCGTCTGCGGCCATGGGTTTTCCATGAAGTACGAGAGGCAGCTGCAATGCAAGCGAATACTCGAGACGGATAATTCGCCCACAACGTCTAAGCTATCGGATAAAAAAAAATGTAAGGTCAACATCAAGGAAATGAAAGCTTCTTTCGGACTGTCGTGTTTCCCAATTCATCGAAATGATGTTGGCGTCATCGATTTACCCGAAGATATCAAGATCATCTTCGCCCAGCTATTTACGGCTAGGATCATCCCCATCCCACCATTGCAGGTGCTGTTCTTTTCCAACTATATCACTCATGCGATTGCCGCTGTTATGAACATCGGAAGATTGCGCGACCCTGTCAATTCCCTTACCAAAAGAGCTGAGCAGTGGCTTCTTGAACTAGACGAGCGAACCCCACGAGCCGAGACGGACTTTTTCTTTTATGGTGAAGGATCCAACACTTACGTTTGCAATGTTCAAGAGCAGGTAGACCAAGAGCGCCGGAAGGTTGCCAAAGCGTGTGGGTTGCATCTCAATTCTCTCTTGCAGGAATGCAATGATGAATATGGCACTAATTATGCGACCCTAAGGGAATATTGCCTCGCACCATCACCTCATAACGTGCATTATGCATGCCCTGACAACATGGAACATCGTTATTTTTCTGAGGAATTATGCTCATTGGAGGATATCGCGGCAATTGCAACTATTACCAAAATCGAGATGCCCCTCACCCGCGCGTTCATCAATATTATTCATGCGGGAAAGGCAAACTTTCCGCCAACTGACAAAACATCCAGCGTGATTGGTAACTTCAGGTCAGGAGACTTGATCCGCTTTGGTGCCACCATACTTGTTAAGGATGAGATGATGAAGTAA
- a CDS encoding ornithine cyclodeaminase translates to MPAIANLNIVPFISVENMMDLVVSTGVENFLVQLAGYIEEDFRRWESFDKIPRIASHSRDGVIELMPTSDGTLYGFKYVNGHPKNTKSGRQTVTAFGVLSDVDSGYPLLLSEMTILTALRTAATSAIAAKYLARKDARTMALIGNGAQSEFQALAFKALLHIDRIRLYDIDPEATARCSRNLQRFGFQIEACTSAEQAVEGADIITTATADKHNATILSDNMIGPGVHINGVGGDCPGKTEMHRDILLRSDIFVEFPPQTRIEGEIQQLAPDHPVTELWRVMTGQDVGRKSDKQITLFDSVGFAIEDFSALRYVRDRVEGSSHSSPLDLIADPDEPRDLFGMLLRRQAFRTLGS, encoded by the coding sequence ATGCCCGCAATTGCCAACCTCAACATCGTTCCGTTCATCAGTGTTGAGAACATGATGGACCTGGTGGTCAGCACCGGGGTCGAGAACTTCCTTGTTCAACTGGCCGGCTACATTGAAGAAGATTTCCGGCGCTGGGAAAGCTTCGACAAGATTCCACGCATCGCCTCGCATTCGCGGGACGGCGTGATTGAACTCATGCCGACGAGCGACGGCACCCTCTACGGCTTTAAATACGTCAACGGCCACCCGAAAAACACGAAGTCGGGACGCCAGACGGTGACCGCGTTCGGCGTGCTCTCCGATGTCGATAGCGGCTATCCGCTGCTGCTGTCGGAAATGACAATCCTGACGGCCTTGCGAACGGCCGCAACCTCCGCGATCGCGGCAAAATATCTGGCGCGTAAAGATGCGCGCACGATGGCGCTGATCGGCAACGGTGCCCAGAGCGAGTTCCAGGCGCTCGCCTTCAAGGCGCTGCTCCATATCGATCGGATACGGCTTTACGATATCGACCCGGAGGCAACAGCTCGCTGCAGCCGCAATCTCCAGCGGTTCGGGTTTCAGATCGAGGCGTGCACCTCTGCGGAACAGGCGGTCGAAGGTGCCGATATCATTACGACAGCGACGGCCGACAAGCACAACGCCACGATCCTGAGCGACAATATGATCGGGCCCGGCGTCCACATCAACGGCGTCGGCGGCGACTGCCCAGGCAAGACCGAGATGCACCGCGATATCTTGCTGCGTTCGGATATTTTCGTGGAGTTTCCGCCACAGACCCGGATTGAAGGCGAGATCCAGCAACTCGCGCCAGATCATCCTGTGACGGAACTTTGGCGCGTAATGACTGGCCAGGACGTCGGCCGAAAGAGCGACAAGCAAATCACGCTTTTCGACAGCGTCGGATTTGCGATCGAGGATTTTTCGGCGCTGCGCTACGTCCGCGACCGCGTTGAGGGATCAAGCCACAGCAGCCCACTCGACCTAATAGCCGATCCGGACGAGCCTCGAGATCTCTTTGGAATGTTGCTGCGTCGTCAGGCTTTCCGAACTTTGGGAAGTTGA
- a CDS encoding NAD/NADP octopine/nopaline dehydrogenase family protein, whose protein sequence is MKVGIAGAGSIGIGYAAFLLQNGHEPLIWSRSRERTAAFSAGAPVKITGAIITEFHPHICTNAQELAEADVIVLALPAYGHRFVLDALLPHLSARHSVIISAHLSFAALYLAKGLAERGIEIPITAWSTTVLTCKLREADTFNIGAIRAKVDMATVPARFAGRAHETCVALFGDRFDVKDDILTIALSNLNPQDHMGIALCNLSRIERAEEWGQNTNVTPAVGRFLEALDLERLAIASAFGKTVRSTFDHFRLSFDISGQSVSEISSILVERGSDPAGPKSVDTRYVLEDVPFGLIPTLHLAKAAGLSAPLHESGVQILSACYGRDFSEENDLLPDLGPLDLPTLRKRVIAGYAITDEPV, encoded by the coding sequence ATGAAGGTTGGAATCGCCGGAGCAGGATCGATCGGCATTGGGTATGCGGCGTTCCTCTTGCAGAATGGACATGAGCCATTGATCTGGTCGCGTTCACGCGAAAGAACTGCTGCTTTCTCTGCCGGCGCACCGGTGAAGATCACGGGTGCGATCATCACGGAGTTCCACCCGCATATCTGCACGAACGCCCAGGAATTGGCCGAAGCCGATGTGATCGTGCTGGCGCTGCCCGCCTATGGTCACCGCTTTGTTCTCGACGCTCTTCTGCCGCACCTCAGCGCACGTCATTCGGTGATCATCAGCGCCCATCTTTCCTTTGCGGCGCTCTACCTCGCCAAAGGGTTGGCCGAGCGTGGAATCGAGATCCCAATCACGGCATGGAGCACAACTGTGCTGACATGCAAGCTGCGGGAGGCGGATACGTTCAACATCGGCGCCATCCGGGCAAAGGTCGATATGGCGACCGTGCCGGCACGTTTCGCAGGACGGGCGCACGAAACCTGTGTCGCTCTGTTCGGTGATCGCTTCGACGTGAAGGACGATATCCTCACGATCGCATTGAGCAATCTCAATCCCCAGGACCATATGGGCATCGCGCTGTGCAATCTGTCACGTATCGAGCGAGCTGAGGAATGGGGTCAGAACACCAACGTCACGCCTGCCGTCGGCCGCTTCCTTGAGGCGCTCGATCTGGAGAGGCTGGCAATCGCTTCCGCCTTCGGCAAGACGGTCCGATCCACCTTCGATCACTTCCGATTGTCGTTCGACATATCCGGCCAATCCGTTTCGGAAATATCGTCGATCCTGGTCGAGCGCGGAAGCGACCCGGCAGGCCCAAAGAGCGTTGATACTCGCTACGTGCTCGAGGACGTTCCCTTCGGTCTGATCCCGACCCTGCATCTGGCAAAAGCAGCCGGCCTGTCTGCACCCTTGCATGAAAGCGGCGTGCAGATCTTAAGCGCCTGCTACGGACGCGACTTCTCCGAAGAAAACGACCTGCTTCCAGACCTCGGCCCGCTCGATCTGCCCACGCTCAGGAAACGGGTAATCGCCGGGTACGCGATCACGGACGAACCCGTGTGA
- the rocF gene encoding arginase has translation MNASRRRKENELKTCQIPGAPVQSGASQPGCLMGPDAFRTAGLSRALTELGWAVTDLGDATPTAEPEISHTNSAVKNLDALVGWTRSLSKKALEMARSCDLPVFLGGDHSMSAGTVSGEAERAAELGREQFVLWLDAHPDLHTLHTTASGNLHGTPVAYYTGQPGFEGLPPLAARVDPRNVSMMGIRSVDPEERRRVAEIGIEVSDTRVLDEQGVIRPLGVFLDRVSKAKGRLHVSLDVDFLDPGIAPAVGTTVPGGATFREAHLIMEMLHDSGLVTSLDLAELNPFLDERGRTARLMTDLAASLFGRRVFDRVTTAF, from the coding sequence ATGAACGCCTCACGGCGTCGCAAGGAGAATGAGTTGAAGACGTGCCAAATCCCGGGAGCCCCCGTTCAAAGCGGCGCATCCCAACCCGGATGCCTGATGGGGCCTGATGCGTTTCGGACTGCCGGCTTGTCGCGAGCTTTGACGGAACTGGGCTGGGCCGTCACTGATCTCGGAGATGCGACGCCGACGGCGGAGCCCGAAATCAGTCACACCAATTCCGCGGTGAAGAACCTCGATGCTCTGGTGGGATGGACGCGCAGTCTCTCCAAAAAGGCGCTGGAGATGGCCCGCAGCTGCGATCTTCCGGTTTTTCTCGGCGGCGATCACTCAATGTCTGCCGGTACCGTTTCCGGGGAGGCCGAACGAGCGGCCGAACTCGGCAGGGAGCAATTCGTCCTCTGGCTGGACGCGCACCCAGACCTGCATACCCTACACACGACTGCAAGCGGCAATCTTCATGGCACGCCGGTCGCCTACTATACGGGCCAGCCTGGCTTCGAAGGACTACCGCCGCTGGCCGCGCGTGTGGATCCCCGCAACGTATCCATGATGGGAATTCGCTCGGTCGACCCGGAAGAAAGGCGCCGGGTTGCCGAGATCGGTATCGAAGTCTCCGACACGCGGGTTCTGGACGAGCAAGGGGTCATACGCCCGCTGGGCGTCTTTCTTGACCGCGTGAGCAAGGCCAAGGGCAGATTGCACGTCAGCCTCGACGTCGACTTCCTCGATCCCGGGATTGCGCCGGCGGTGGGCACCACGGTTCCGGGCGGGGCGACTTTCCGAGAGGCACACCTCATCATGGAGATGCTCCATGACAGCGGTCTCGTCACCTCGCTCGACCTTGCGGAGCTCAATCCGTTTCTGGACGAGCGAGGGCGCACGGCCCGACTGATGACCGATCTTGCCGCGAGCCTGTTCGGCCGGCGCGTGTTCGACAGGGTGACAACAGCATTTTGA
- a CDS encoding NAD(P)/FAD-dependent oxidoreductase, with protein MNPNSSADLLIVGAGPAGMAAARRAVRGGLSVVLLDSQSQPGGQIWRNAGSNATSPVINVLGAEYRRGIRQIEAFLASGADYIPEAQVSRLSQGWTVEYVKGGEIRSVMGRHLLLAMGAQERPVPFTGWTLPGIMTVGAAQILLKTAGQLPRGPVAVVGSGPLPLLYMQQMRLAGTKPVAYLDTTPRGLISRSLRGFRGALKEPGQILKGIAWLPQFSGVRHVRNVVKISAEGSGRLETVRFETSNGRSDRLEVKSLLVHEGLVPSHQLAVSVGAQLMWDVGQSAFRLERDEWMNAGPDGLYIAGDGARIGGAVNAEIEGEIAATGILLRDGALTAAQANTETKPLRAQHGRQKSFRRFLDGAYPPNIARTQPDDETIVCRCEELSAGVLREAAVRGACRGPNQLKSFTRAGMGPCQGRQCGYPVHELVKSVAGLTAGEVGLFNPRPPFVPLTVSMLAAQQAEEVVSASIHE; from the coding sequence ATGAACCCGAATTCGAGCGCCGACCTGTTAATCGTCGGAGCTGGCCCCGCTGGCATGGCCGCCGCGAGGCGAGCTGTGCGCGGCGGCCTATCCGTCGTCTTGCTGGATTCGCAATCACAGCCCGGAGGTCAGATCTGGCGTAATGCCGGCAGCAACGCGACGAGCCCGGTCATAAACGTTCTGGGGGCGGAATATCGACGCGGCATCCGGCAAATCGAAGCATTCCTGGCCAGCGGCGCCGACTACATTCCGGAGGCTCAGGTAAGCAGGCTCAGCCAGGGTTGGACGGTGGAATATGTAAAGGGTGGAGAAATTCGTTCTGTCATGGGACGGCATCTCTTGCTCGCTATGGGCGCACAGGAACGCCCGGTTCCGTTCACCGGCTGGACGCTACCCGGCATCATGACGGTCGGCGCCGCACAGATTCTCCTTAAGACGGCGGGCCAACTGCCACGGGGGCCAGTTGCCGTGGTCGGGAGCGGACCTCTTCCCCTACTATACATGCAGCAGATGCGGCTCGCCGGGACAAAGCCCGTCGCTTATCTCGATACGACCCCTCGGGGTCTCATCAGCCGTTCGCTGCGCGGTTTTCGCGGGGCGCTAAAGGAGCCCGGCCAAATCCTGAAAGGGATTGCCTGGTTACCGCAGTTCAGTGGCGTTCGGCACGTACGCAACGTGGTCAAAATCAGCGCCGAAGGAAGCGGACGACTGGAAACTGTACGGTTCGAAACTTCAAACGGCAGGTCCGACCGATTGGAGGTCAAATCCCTTCTTGTACACGAGGGGCTGGTGCCAAGCCATCAGTTGGCCGTGTCGGTCGGCGCGCAACTGATGTGGGATGTCGGCCAGTCAGCGTTCCGGCTTGAGCGCGACGAGTGGATGAACGCAGGTCCGGACGGACTGTACATAGCCGGGGACGGTGCTCGGATCGGCGGCGCCGTCAATGCCGAGATCGAAGGAGAGATCGCCGCGACCGGTATCCTTCTTCGTGACGGCGCCCTGACGGCCGCTCAGGCGAATACCGAGACAAAACCGCTGAGAGCACAGCATGGCCGGCAAAAGTCGTTCCGGCGATTTCTGGATGGGGCCTACCCGCCGAATATTGCGCGGACCCAGCCGGACGACGAAACGATCGTCTGCCGGTGCGAGGAGTTGAGCGCGGGCGTGTTGAGGGAAGCTGCTGTCCGTGGCGCTTGCCGAGGCCCTAACCAGCTGAAGAGTTTTACACGCGCGGGCATGGGTCCCTGTCAGGGAAGGCAGTGCGGCTACCCGGTGCACGAACTGGTGAAGTCCGTCGCCGGTCTGACCGCTGGCGAGGTCGGCCTGTTCAATCCGCGGCCTCCCTTCGTTCCCTTAACGGTATCGATGCTTGCAGCTCAGCAGGCCGAGGAAGTCGTTTCAGCGTCGATACATGAGTGA
- a CDS encoding (2Fe-2S)-binding protein, translated as MTSEVLFPSGPSVEITIDGRTVTARDGEPLAAVFLRLDDIHTRTSFPSAQPRAPYCMMGVCFECIVYIEDIGTIRSCQQTVQAGMRVERHDHPKRLK; from the coding sequence GTGACGAGTGAAGTTCTCTTTCCCTCCGGCCCAAGCGTGGAAATCACCATCGACGGTCGAACTGTGACCGCTCGTGATGGGGAGCCTCTGGCCGCCGTCTTTCTGCGTCTGGACGACATCCATACGCGGACCTCCTTTCCTTCCGCCCAGCCCAGGGCGCCCTACTGCATGATGGGCGTCTGTTTCGAATGTATCGTGTACATCGAAGACATCGGCACGATCCGAAGCTGTCAGCAAACGGTTCAAGCCGGCATGAGGGTCGAACGCCATGACCATCCGAAGAGGCTGAAATGA
- a CDS encoding FAD-dependent oxidoreductase, translating to MDHEFETAIVGGGVVGAAIGYGLAKLGRRVIIIDGADDALRASRTNFGLIWVQGKGDEYPEYHRITRQSAELWPGFASELKELTGVDVEYRRNGGLLFCVSEAQAEEEKAIGEKMAAIHPDYRFEMLERSRLERMLPDIRLGPKVCSASFSHMDGDVNPLLVLRALLEGFVRLGGTLVTGEHVDSIAPTLGGFRLATDGLTIEAERVIIAAGNDSMAFAKSLDLPLLLVPEKGQLLITERVAPVFPYAASGIRQTMTGTFQLGVTNERVGRSTDVTAGGARHIANRAISVMPDVGALRVIRQWAGLRVLTPDGVPVYDRSRRYPGIHVVACHSGVTLAALHAGPFADWLAADGREPSYDAFRGSRFKMGIAA from the coding sequence ATGGATCACGAGTTCGAGACGGCCATTGTTGGCGGCGGCGTAGTGGGCGCCGCAATTGGATACGGGTTAGCCAAGTTGGGGCGCCGGGTGATCATCATCGATGGCGCGGACGATGCGCTGCGTGCGTCCCGAACAAATTTCGGCCTGATCTGGGTTCAAGGCAAGGGCGACGAATATCCTGAATATCATCGCATCACGCGGCAAAGCGCTGAGCTGTGGCCAGGTTTTGCCTCCGAGTTGAAAGAGCTGACCGGTGTCGACGTAGAGTACCGCCGCAACGGTGGTTTGCTCTTTTGTGTGTCGGAAGCTCAGGCGGAAGAAGAAAAAGCCATCGGCGAAAAGATGGCTGCCATTCATCCTGACTATCGTTTCGAGATGCTGGAGCGCTCGCGCCTTGAGCGCATGCTTCCCGACATCCGTCTCGGGCCGAAGGTGTGTTCAGCGTCGTTCAGTCATATGGACGGTGACGTCAATCCTCTCCTGGTCCTTCGCGCTTTGCTGGAGGGATTTGTGCGCCTCGGTGGAACCTTGGTGACGGGCGAACACGTCGACAGCATCGCGCCCACGCTTGGTGGCTTCCGACTGGCAACGGATGGCCTCACGATAGAAGCGGAGCGGGTGATTATTGCAGCGGGAAATGACTCCATGGCTTTTGCCAAGAGCCTGGACCTTCCACTTCTGCTCGTTCCGGAAAAGGGGCAGCTTCTCATCACGGAACGGGTCGCCCCGGTATTTCCTTACGCCGCCAGCGGTATTCGTCAGACTATGACGGGCACGTTTCAGCTCGGCGTTACGAATGAACGTGTGGGCCGGTCTACCGATGTGACAGCTGGCGGCGCACGTCATATCGCCAATCGCGCGATCAGTGTGATGCCTGACGTCGGCGCGTTGCGTGTCATAAGGCAATGGGCGGGACTCCGCGTGCTGACCCCGGATGGGGTGCCGGTCTACGATCGGTCGCGGCGATACCCCGGCATCCATGTCGTCGCATGCCATTCCGGCGTCACCCTTGCCGCTCTGCATGCGGGTCCTTTTGCCGATTGGTTGGCAGCCGATGGAAGGGAGCCATCCTACGACGCTTTCCGCGGCAGCAGATTCAAGATGGGGATCGCGGCGTGA